The proteins below come from a single Streptomyces tubercidicus genomic window:
- a CDS encoding RNA polymerase sigma factor, with protein sequence MFSALGPDGQTLYVTIRRKVRRHLVVKFPQLNEADAFELTDAAILIAFRSGIDPERQPVAYVKKIAEREALDHMERRKPELLAGEVLDLLDPPAPTDAAVEGQEAQSAGRDKRDEEIWDLVDQATVQIAAPQCREVLARQGRGDGDDQIASDLGIKKNAVYQQRSRGVTALRAELTEYVRPGHMKPPQAQRGER encoded by the coding sequence GTGTTCAGCGCCCTCGGCCCGGACGGCCAGACTCTGTACGTCACGATCCGGCGGAAGGTCCGCCGGCACCTGGTGGTCAAGTTTCCGCAGCTGAATGAGGCTGACGCCTTCGAGCTCACGGATGCGGCGATCTTGATCGCCTTCCGGAGCGGCATCGATCCGGAACGGCAGCCGGTCGCTTATGTGAAGAAGATCGCGGAACGTGAGGCGCTGGACCACATGGAGCGCCGTAAGCCGGAGCTCCTGGCCGGGGAGGTTCTCGATCTCCTGGATCCGCCGGCTCCCACCGATGCGGCGGTCGAGGGCCAGGAGGCGCAGAGTGCTGGGCGGGACAAGCGCGACGAGGAGATATGGGACCTCGTTGACCAGGCGACCGTGCAGATTGCGGCGCCGCAGTGTCGTGAGGTGCTCGCACGGCAGGGCCGTGGGGATGGCGACGACCAGATTGCTTCGGACCTGGGGATCAAGAAGAACGCGGTGTATCAGCAGCGCAGTCGCGGGGTTACGGCGTTACGGGCAGAGCTCACGGAATACGTCCGGCCAGGGCATATGAAGCCACCTCAGGCCCAACGTGGTGAGCGGTAG